A genomic window from Silene latifolia isolate original U9 population chromosome 11, ASM4854445v1, whole genome shotgun sequence includes:
- the LOC141613560 gene encoding uncharacterized protein LOC141613560, with protein MARETRTLKELTAPNFVVQPLCITFPALDDGVTFLLKSGLIHQLPSFSGTSIEDPNKHLSDFHIVCTGMKPVDVTHEQLKLRAFPFSLKGNARNWLINYLPPASITTWIGMKKAFLEKYFPPSRSAQLKRAISNIEQQDGETLYEYLEKFKQLCASCPYHGYSEHDLIMYFCGGLNQDDRRMIHSTCGGNIANKNPDEAWEVITELAETSRQFERRPSRRGVSAMGVNPGLEEKVDNIASTLRDMLSGRQMDVICGWKAHPNFRWGNSQANQSSGPPRGQFIMRPQEQPSVHQAPPQATPSSSMSTEDMIRALTISVTQDRAENKQNFKNLENQVSQLAIAVNRLEAKQSGALPSQTILNPRENVSDVSLRNGRQLVEIKKPKAKPKVVTIHEEEELVVEDDKLLKDGGGEDASNLKEVTPSMPSYEPLPPFPEALKDTRKKEPDTDIYETFRKCEVNIPLLDLIKSVPRYAKFLKELCTIKRNQKECSLKRPKGKASEFVSALFKSKTPPKCSDPGVFTIPCTIGDTRFEIAMLDLGASINVIPFNVYESLKLGPLKSTRVVVQLNNRSSVHPRGVVENVMVKVDQLVFPADFYVLDMAQEVDGVPILLGRPFLKTAGTRIDVPNGSLTMEFNGRVVKFEINPPNLTSSAVYSLCAIATNHTSMRSRKPPLPSKDYEILQDSPPREKKRCILLWENLKDAEDGKRKGKTWFDKLIRRKGSDKATQVIYIKSSSAHPVPLVRYL; from the exons ATGGCCCGAGAGACCCGTACATTAAAGGAGCTCACAGCTCCAAATTTTGTTGTTCAGCCATTATGCATCACTTTTCCAGCATTGGATGATGGAGTTACTTTTCTACTGAAATCTGGTTTGATACATCAATTACCAAGTTTCAGTGGGACGAGTATTGAGGATCCGAATAAGCATCTTTCGGACTTTCATATTGTCTGCACCGGTATGAAGCCAGTTGATGTCACACATGAGCAATTAAAATTGAGAGCCTTTCCTTTCTCCTTGAAAGGCAATGCGAGAAACTGGTTAATAAACTATCTACCACCGGCGAGTATCACTACTtggataggtatgaagaaagCATTCTTGGAGAAGTATTTTCCGCCTTCTCGATCAGCTCAATTGAAAAGAGCCATCAGTAATATTGAGCAGCAAGACGGAGAAACTTTGTACGAGTACCTTGAAAAGTTTAAGCAATTATGTGCCAGTTGCCCCTACCATGGTTACTCCGAACATGATCTCATAATGTACTTTTGTGGTGGGCTGAACCAAGATGACCGCCGTATGATTCATTCTACTTGTGGAGGAAATATAGCCAACAAGAATCCAGATGAAGCTTGGGAGGTTATCACAGAGCTAGCTGAGACCTCTAGACAGTTTGAGAGAAGACCTTCACGGAGAGGAGTGAGTGCTATGGGTGTTAATCCTGGCTTGGAGGAAAAGGTTGATAATATTGCTTCCACACTCCGTGATATGTTATCTGGCAGACAAATGGATGTTATTTGTG GATGGAAAGCTCATCCCAACTTCCGTTGGGGAAATTCTCAAGCTAACCAATCATCTGGCCCTCCTAGAGGCCAGTTTATTATGCGACCACAAGAGCAACCCTCCGTACATCAGGCACCACCACAAGCTACACCGAGCTCATCAATGTCTACTGAGGACATGATTCGGGCTCTTACCATCAGTGTCACTCAAGATCGAGCAGAAAATAAGCAAAATTTCAAGAATCTTGAGAATCAAGTTAGTCAATTGGCTATTGCGGTCAATCGGCTGGAAGCTAAACAATCGGGTGCTTTACCATCTCAGACAATTCTGAATCCTAGAGAGAATGTGAGTGATGTGTCATTGAGAAATGGTAGACAATTGGTGGAGATTAAAAAGCCAAAAGCTAAGCCTAAGGTGGTGACTATTCATGAAGAAGAGGAGTTAGTGGTGGAAGATGATAAGCTACTGAAAGATGGAGGAGGAGAAGATGCATCTAATTTAAAGGAGGTGACACCATCCATGCCTTCATATGAGCCACTGCCACCTTTTCCTGAGGCTTTGAAGGACACAAGGAAGAAGGAGCCTGACACTGATATTTACGAAACCTTTCGTAAATGCGAGGTAAATATTCCTTTACTTGATTTGATTAAGAGTgttcctaggtatgcaaagttttTAAAAGAACTTTGTACAATTAAAAGAAATCAAAAGGAATGTAGTTTGAAAAGGCCAAAGGGTAAAGCTAGTGAATTTGTGTCAGCTTTGTTTAAGAGTAAGACTCCTCCTAAGTGTAGTGATCCGGGTGTCTTTACTATACCTTGCACTATAGGCGATACACGGTTTGAAATAGCCATGTTAGATCTAGGGGCGTCGATAAATGTCATTCCCTTCAATGTTTATGAATCTCTTAAACTTGGTCCTTTAAAGAGTACTAGGGTGGTAGTCCAACTTAATAATAGGTCTAGTGTTCATCCTAGGGGAGTAGTAGAGAATGTAATGGTTAAGGTAGATCAGCTGGTTTTTCCTGCCGATTTCTATGTTTTGGATATGGCACAGGAGGTCGATGGAGTCCCAATTTTATTGGGTCGACCATTCTTAAAGACCGCAGGAACCCGAATTGATGTTCCAAATGGTTCCTTGACTATGGAGTTTAATGGGAGGGTGGTTAAATTTGAAATTAATCCACCTAATTTGACTAGCTCTGCGGTTTATTCTCTTTGTGCTATTGCTACTAACCATACTTCTATGAGAAGCCGGAAGCCACCACTTCCGAGCAAAGATTATGAGATTTTGCAGGACTCCCCACCTAGAGAGAAGAAAAGGTGTATTCTTCTATGGGAGAATCTTAAAGATGCTGAGGATGGTAAAAGGAAGGGTAAGACTTGGTTTGATAAACTAATTCGCCGGAAGGGCTCCGATAAGGCAACACAAGTCATATATATCAAATCAAGTAGTGCTCACCCCGTTCCATTGGTAAG ATATTTGTAG